From the Streptomyces nodosus genome, the window GTGCAGGGCCGCGCCCTTCTCGAGGCGCTCGGCGACCAGGCCCCGAACAGCAAGATCGTCATGATGAACGGCTCGCTCACCGACCCCAACGCGGCGCAGTTCAAGGCGGGCGCGCTCGCCGAGCTCGACGGCAAGGTGAACATCGTCAAGACCTTCGACACCAAGGACTGGAAGCCGGCGAACGCCGAGGCGAACATGTCCGAGGCGATCCGCTCCGTGGGCCTGAGCGGCATCGCCGGGGTCTACTCCGCGAACGACGGCATGGCCGGTGCCGTCATCGACGCGCTCAAGCAGGCGGGCGCCACCAAGATCCCGCCGGTGACCGGGCAGGACGCGGATCTGGACGCGGTGCAGCGCATCGTCCTGGACGAGCAGTACATGAGCGTCTACAAGTCGTACCCGGAGGAGGCGAACAGCGCCGCGGAGATGGCGGTCGCCAAGGTCCAGGGCCGTTCCATCGAGTTCGACGCGCTGACCCGCGCCAAGGTCGACAGCCCGACGACCAAGGGCATTCCGGCGATGCTGGTGCCGGTGGTCGCGCTCACCCGGGCCAACATCGTGGACACGGTGATCCAGGACGGCATCTACACCGTCAAGGAGATCTGCACCCCGAAGCACAAGGCGGCGTGCGACGCCCTCGGTCTGAAGTAGCGCACCACCCCGGGCCGTTGGGCCCGAGGTGAGGACGACAGGTGCGGCGGGCGGGCGATGATGCCCGCCCGCCGTCGTGTTCCCGGGCGGCCGCGGATTCCCGTTCCCGCGCCCGGGAGGATCCGGGAAATTCCAGGCGATTCATGGGCGTCGAGGCGACGGAGCCGTGTTGCGGAGGCGGGCGGCTCCGCGCATAGTTGCGCTGCGAAGGCGTGTGGACGCGGTACGGACGGCCTGCTTCCACACCCCCACGCATGAACGTCGCTGGTGGAGCTGCATCGTTCAGCACGCCGGAGCCAGGAGTCGGATCCAGAGGTGGAAGATGGCCGGGCACGGGACGGACGCGCATCCGCACGGCGCTGACCGGCTCTGCGAGGTCGGCAACCGTGTGTACTCCCGGGCCGTGCGCCGGGGCCGAGTGCCCCGCGCCGACGCCGCGTCGGCGCCCTGCCTGCTGGAACTCGCGCTGCTGCACCCGGACCCCGACGACATGGACTGGCTGGTGCCGACCTCCCCGCAGGAGGTCATGACACGGTTGCTGCGCGGGGTGCACGAAGAGGTCGGGGCGAGCCAGGCACGGGTCGGGGCGGCGGTCGCCGCGGTCGAGTGGTACGCCGCGCTCGGCGGCCGTGAGCAGGGTCTTGTGGAGGGCGTGGCGATCCGTGTCCTGGACGGACTGCCGCGGATCCACGCCGCGATGGACGAGGCGACGGAGCGGTGCCGGACCGAGGTGCTGACCGTGCAGCCGGGCGGTATCCGCCGCGAGGAAGAACTCTCCGAGGGGCTGCACAGGGCGCTGGAGATGCGCCGCCGGGGGGTGCGCATGCGGGATCTGTACACCCATGTCGCCCGGCACGGCCAGGGCCTGCACACCTACATGGAGCTGATGGGCGACGCGGCCGAGGCGCGCACCCTCGACGAGGTGCCCGAGCGTCTGATCGTCTTCGACCGCGTGGTCGCCTTCATCCCGGCGAACGCCGACCGCACCCTCGCGCTGGAGCTGCGCCATCCGGCGGTGGTGGACTATCTGGTGACCGTGTTCGAGCGCTTCTGGCGCCTGGGGATCCCGCTCACCTCACCGCTCCCGGACACGGGCATCGACGGCATCACCCACCGGGAGCGCTCGATCGCGGCGCTGCTCGCGGAGGGCCATCAGGACGCGGCGGTCGCCGAACGCCTGGGCATCAGTGTCCGTACCTGCCGCGCGCACATCGCCCGGCTCTCAGAGACCCTGGGAGCGGCGAGCCGGACCCAGTTGGGCGTCCGTATCGCCCAGGCGGGCCTGGACGGGCCCACGGGCTCGCCCGGGCTCCTCCCGGCCGTGGCGCCCGGTGTCCCGGAGGCCCCGGCCGGCCTGTGAACCGGCGGAGCCGCACCGGGGCCCGCCGCGGGTGGGGGCGGACCCCGCCGCCTCACACCTGAGGGTCCTGGTCCTCCTGGTCCAGGATGCCGGACTGTGCGATGAGATAGCCGAGTTGGGCCCGGCTGCCGCTGCCGAGGGCGCTGGCGAGCTTGGCGATATGGGCCCGGCAGGTGCGTACGTTCATGCCCAGGCGGCGCGCTATGGCCTCGTCGACATGGCCCTCGACGAGAAGCTTGGCGATCGAGTGCTGGATCTCCGTGATGCCGTCGGGGGCGGCCTCGTAGGGGGCTCCGGTGCTGAGCGGC encodes:
- a CDS encoding helix-turn-helix transcriptional regulator, which produces MAGHGTDAHPHGADRLCEVGNRVYSRAVRRGRVPRADAASAPCLLELALLHPDPDDMDWLVPTSPQEVMTRLLRGVHEEVGASQARVGAAVAAVEWYAALGGREQGLVEGVAIRVLDGLPRIHAAMDEATERCRTEVLTVQPGGIRREEELSEGLHRALEMRRRGVRMRDLYTHVARHGQGLHTYMELMGDAAEARTLDEVPERLIVFDRVVAFIPANADRTLALELRHPAVVDYLVTVFERFWRLGIPLTSPLPDTGIDGITHRERSIAALLAEGHQDAAVAERLGISVRTCRAHIARLSETLGAASRTQLGVRIAQAGLDGPTGSPGLLPAVAPGVPEAPAGL
- a CDS encoding sugar ABC transporter substrate-binding protein is translated as MRRTSIALAASVSAVSLAACGVIDGVGGGSSSAAPKKGNDITVGLLLPEKENPRYDKFDYPIIKKQVLNLTGNQGKVVYANADADAAKQSQQLDRMINDKVDVLLLDAVDAKAIAPGVQKAKNAGIPVIAYDRLAQGPIDAYISFDNELVGQVQGRALLEALGDQAPNSKIVMMNGSLTDPNAAQFKAGALAELDGKVNIVKTFDTKDWKPANAEANMSEAIRSVGLSGIAGVYSANDGMAGAVIDALKQAGATKIPPVTGQDADLDAVQRIVLDEQYMSVYKSYPEEANSAAEMAVAKVQGRSIEFDALTRAKVDSPTTKGIPAMLVPVVALTRANIVDTVIQDGIYTVKEICTPKHKAACDALGLK